Proteins encoded in a region of the Streptomyces sp. NBC_01298 genome:
- a CDS encoding MFS transporter: MSTGPGADSAPGHTPTTTRAAAGPAPGKNSMFSSLKIRNYRLFATGQVVSNTGTWMQRIAQDWLVLSLTGSASAVGITIALQFLPMMLFGLYGGVLADRLPKRPLLLFTQAAMGLTGLALGVLTLAGHVNVWHVYLAAFLLGLVTVVDNPARQTFVSEMVGKDQVANAVSLNSANFQSARLVGPAIAGVLITAVGSGWAFLLNGLSFAAPIAALMLMRTRELHQVEVQPRAKGQLREGLRYVAGRPELIWPIVLVGFIGTFGFNFPIWLSAFVSKVFHGDAGTYGLFNTLIAAGSLAGALLAARRGLSRLRLLVAAAVLFSVLLLVTAFAPSFWLFAALLVPIGVFGLTVNVTANSSVQMATDPEMRGRVMALFMMVFTGGTPIGAPLVGWVTDTYGARIGMAAGGAVSLAAAVTIGLVLSRIGNLRLSVNRHGVTFVPSDRRRQLATAA; encoded by the coding sequence TTGAGTACGGGACCCGGAGCAGACTCCGCCCCCGGCCACACACCCACCACTACGCGCGCCGCCGCCGGGCCCGCGCCGGGCAAGAACTCCATGTTCAGCTCGCTGAAGATCCGCAACTACCGGCTCTTCGCCACCGGCCAGGTCGTCTCGAACACCGGGACCTGGATGCAGCGCATCGCCCAGGACTGGCTGGTCCTCTCCCTGACCGGCTCCGCGTCCGCGGTCGGCATCACCATCGCGCTGCAGTTCCTGCCGATGATGCTGTTCGGCCTCTACGGAGGCGTACTCGCCGACCGGCTGCCCAAGCGCCCGCTGCTGCTGTTCACCCAGGCGGCGATGGGCCTCACCGGCCTCGCCCTCGGTGTCCTCACCCTCGCCGGTCACGTCAACGTCTGGCACGTCTACCTCGCCGCCTTCCTCCTCGGCCTGGTCACCGTCGTGGACAACCCGGCCCGCCAGACCTTCGTCTCCGAGATGGTCGGCAAGGACCAGGTGGCCAACGCGGTCAGCCTGAACTCGGCCAACTTCCAGTCCGCGCGACTGGTCGGGCCCGCCATCGCCGGCGTCCTGATCACCGCCGTGGGCTCCGGCTGGGCGTTCCTGCTCAACGGCCTGTCCTTCGCGGCGCCGATCGCGGCCCTGATGCTCATGCGGACCCGCGAACTGCACCAGGTCGAGGTCCAGCCCCGCGCGAAGGGCCAGCTCCGTGAGGGTCTGCGCTACGTCGCCGGGCGGCCCGAGCTGATCTGGCCGATCGTGCTCGTCGGATTCATCGGCACCTTCGGCTTCAACTTCCCGATCTGGCTCTCCGCCTTCGTCAGCAAGGTCTTCCACGGCGACGCGGGCACGTACGGCCTGTTCAACACCCTGATCGCGGCGGGCTCCCTGGCGGGCGCGCTGCTGGCGGCCCGGCGGGGCCTGTCCCGGCTGCGGCTGCTGGTCGCGGCGGCGGTGCTCTTCTCCGTCCTCCTGCTGGTGACGGCCTTCGCACCGAGCTTCTGGCTGTTCGCGGCGCTGCTCGTCCCCATCGGGGTCTTCGGCCTGACGGTGAACGTCACCGCCAACTCCAGCGTCCAGATGGCCACCGACCCCGAGATGCGGGGCCGGGTGATGGCCCTGTTCATGATGGTCTTCACCGGCGGCACCCCCATCGGGGCCCCGCTGGTCGGATGGGTCACGGACACCTACGGGGCGCGGATCGGCATGGCCGCGGGCGGAGCGGTCTCCCTGGCCGCCGCCGTCACCATCGGCCTCGTCCTGTCACGCATCGGCAACCTCCGCCTCAGCGTGAACCGCCACGGCGTCACCTTCGTCCCCTCGGACCGCCGCCGCCAGCTGGCGACGGCGGCGTAG